The proteins below come from a single Triticum aestivum cultivar Chinese Spring chromosome 5D, IWGSC CS RefSeq v2.1, whole genome shotgun sequence genomic window:
- the LOC123122374 gene encoding thaumatin-like protein 1b has product MAATTLRLMLNISFLLFLGSLLPAALSTTFTLTNSCAYTVWPGLLSGSGTPALPTTGFALAPGESRAVEAPSAWSGRMWGRTLCGTGADGRFACATCDCGSGAVECAGGGAAPPCSLAEFTLDGSGSKDFYDVSLVDGSNIPMAVLPQGGGGEGCGATGCLADLNGPCPADLRVAGPDGAGIACKSACEAFGRPEDCCSGAFAGGPEACRPSAYSMFFKNACPRAYSYAYDDATSTFTCTSGTASYLVVFCPAAMSSLKSSVVTTSASPPALPHVNDTVSYLGRSRDAGSGSGSGSGWQYAPSSSHASSPAPSAFAVAALAAFAWLCGSSAGRHWPLLSPC; this is encoded by the exons ATGGCGGCAACGACTCTCCGGCTGATGCTCAACATCTCCTTCCTCCTCTTTCTGGGCTCGCTCCTCCCGGCTGCATTGTCCACGACGTTCACGCTGACCAACTCCTGCGCCTACACGGTGTGGCCGGGCCTGCTGTCCGGCTCGGGCACGCCGGCGCTACCCACAACGGGCTTCGCGCTGGCGCCGGGGGAGTCGCGCGCGGTGGAGGCGCCGTCGGCGTGGTCGGGCCGCATGTGGGGGCGCACCCTCTGCGGCACGGGCGCCGACGGGCGGTTCGCCTGCGCCACCTGCGACTGCGGCTCGGGCGCCGTGGAGTGCGCCGGCGGGGGCGCCGCTCCCCCCTGCTCGCTCGCGGAGTTCACCCTCGACGGCTCCGGCAGCAAAGACTTCTACGACGTGAGCCTCGTGGACGGCTCCAACATCCCCATGGCCGTGCTCCCTcagggcggcggcggagaggggtgCGGCGCCACGGGGTGCCTGGCGGACCTGAACGGGCCGTGCCCTGCGGACCTGCGGGTGGCCGGGCCCGACGGCGCCGGCATCGCGTGCAAGAGCGCGTGCGAGGCGTTCGGGCGGCCCGAGGACTGCTGCAGCGGCGCGTTCGCCGGCGGGCCCGAGGCGTGCCGCCCGTCGGCCTACTCCATGTTCTTCAAGAACGCGTGCCCGCGCGCATACAGCTACGCCTACGACGACGCCACCTCCACCTTCACCTGCACCTCCGGCACCGCCTCCTACCTCGTCGTCTTCTGCCCCGCCGCCATGTCCAG CCTCAAGTCGTCCGTCGTCACCAcgagcgcctcgccgccggcgctgcCCCACGTCAACGACACCGTCTCCTACCTGGGCCGGAGCCGCGAcgccggcagcggcagcggcagcggcagcgggtgGCAGTACGCGCCGAGCTCGAGCCAcgcgtcgtcgccggcgccgagcgCCTTCGCAGTCGCAGCACTCGCCGCGTTCGCGTGGCTCTGCGGCAGCAGCGCCGGGCGCCACTGGCCGCTTCTGTCTCCGTGCTAG